One Phaseolus vulgaris cultivar G19833 chromosome 11, P. vulgaris v2.0, whole genome shotgun sequence genomic window carries:
- the LOC137821756 gene encoding UDP-glucuronic acid decarboxylase 5-like, producing MAANSSHGDSSMSPKQPPLPSPLRFSKFYQSNMRILITGGAGFIGSHLVDRLMECEKNEVIVVDNYFTGSKDNLKKWMGHPRFELIRHDITEPLVIEVDQIYHLACPASPIFYKYNPVKTIKTNVIGTLNMLGLAKRVGARILLTSTSEVYGDPLEHPQKESYWGNVNPIGVRSCYDEGKRVAETLMFDYHRQHGLEIRVARIFNTYGPRMNIDDGRVVSNFIAQALRGEPLTVQSPGTQTRSFCYVSDLVDGLIRLMEGSDTGPINLGNPGEFTVLELAEKVKELVNPGVEIKIVDNTPDDPRQRKPDITKAKELLNWEPKFKLQDGLPLMEEDFRLRLGVVKNN from the exons ATGGCAGCGAATTCTTCTCATGGAGATTCCTCTATGTCACCGAAGCAGCCTCCCCTGCCATCTCCCTTGCGTTTCTCCAAATTCTATCAG TCTAACATGAGAATCTTGATCACCGGAGGAGCTGGATTCATTGGTTCTCACCTAGTTGATAGATTGATGGAATGTGAAAAAAATGAG GTCATTGTTGTCGATAACTACTTCACTGGATCAAAGGATAATCTAAAAAAATGGATGGGCCATCCCAGATTTGAGCTGATCCGTCATG ATATCACTGAACCTTTGGTGATTGAAGTTGATCAGATCTACCATCTTGCATGCCCTGCATCTCCTATATTCTACAAATATAATCCTGTGAAG ACAATAAAGACAAATGTGATTGGCACACTGAACATGCTTGGGCTTGCCAAGCGAGTTGGAGCAAG GATTCTACTTACATCAACATCGGAGGTATATGGGGATCCTCTTGAGCATCCCCAAAAAGAAAGCTATTGGGGAAACGTGAATCCTATTG GAGTTCGTAGTTGCTATGATGAAGGAAAACGTGTGGCTGAGACCTTGATGTTTGACTATCATAGGCAGCATGGCTTAG AAATACGTGTTGCAAGAATCTTTAACACGTATGGGCCGCGCATGAATATTGACGATGGGCGTGTTGTCAGCAACTTCATTGCTCAAGCACTTCG TGGTGAACCCTTGACGGTCCAGTCTCCAGGAACACAAACTCGCAGTTTCTGCTATGTCTCTGATCTG GTCGATGGCCTTATCCGTCTCATGGAAGGATCCGACACCGGGCCAATCAACCTTGGAAATCCAG GTGAATTTACAGTGCTTGAACTTGCTGAGAAAGTGAAGGAG CTAGTTAATCCAGGTGTGGAGATAAAGATAGTGGACAACACTCCTGATGATCCCCGACAGAGAAAACCAGACATAACAAAAGCAAAGGAGTTACTTAACTGGGAACCAAAGTTTAAGCTGCAAGATGGTCTTCCTCTTATGGAAGAGGATTTCCGTTTGAGGCTTGGAGTTGTCAAAAACAATTAA
- the LOC137822392 gene encoding probable histone H2B.1: MAPKAEKKPAEKKPAEEKKSTVGDKAPAEKKPKAGKKLPKEGGAGGDKKKKRNKKNVETYKIYIFKVLKQVHPDIGISSKAMGIMNSFINDIFEKLAQESSRLARYNKKPTITSREIQTAVRLVLPGELAKHAVSEGTKAVTKFTSS, translated from the coding sequence ATGGCACCAAAGGCAGAGAAGAAGCCAGCGGAGAAGAAGCCGGCGGAGGAGAAGAAGTCCACGGTTGGGGACAAGGCTCCGGCGGAGAAGAAGCCAAAGGCAGGAAAGAAGCTTCCGAAGGAGGGAGGAGCTGGTGGTGataagaaaaagaagagaaacaagAAGAATGTGGAGACATACAAGATCTACATCTTCAAGGTTCTGAAGCAGGTTCACCCTGACATTGGTATCTCCAGCAAGGCCATGGGCATCATGAACAGTTTCATCAACGACATCTTCGAGAAGCTTGCCCAGGAATCTTCTAGACTTGCCCGCTACAACAAGAAACCCACCATCACCTCAAGGGAAATCCAGACTGCGGTCAGACTTGTTCTGCCCGGAGAATTAGCCAAACATGCTGTCTCAGAGGGTACCAAGGCCGTTACAAAGTTCACTAGTTCTTGA
- the LOC137806001 gene encoding THO complex subunit 4B-like, with product MYAALDLTLDDIIKNNKKSGSGNFRGQNRSSGSGPGPSRRFPSRVANRAAPYAAANADATWKHNLYADQYVAAAGYSARGGFASSIETGTKLFISNLDYGVSNDDIKELFSEVGDMKRHGVHYDRSGRSKGTAEVVFSRRADAVAAVKRYNNVQLDGKPMKIEIAGANISTPGVPRSGQGRNGALRKPGGRGQGMQRDRGQGRGHGGGRRDDKLSADDLDADLEKYHAEAMQLN from the exons ATGTATGCAGCCCTGGATTTGACTCTCGATGACATAATCAAGAACAACAAGAAATCTGGATCCGGAAACTTCCGTGGTCAGAACCGATCATCCGGATCCGGACCCGGACCTTCACGCCGCTTCCCCAGCCGTGTTGCCAACCGCGCCGCTCCTTATGCCGCCGCCAAC GCCGACGCGACTTGGAAGCACAATTTATACGCAGATCAGTACGTGGCTGCGGCGGGGTACTCTGCTCGAGGTGGTTTTGCGTCTTCTATTGAAACTGGGACCAAACTTTTCATTTCTAACTTGGATTATGGTGTTTCCAATGACGATATTAAG GAATTGTTTTCTGAAGTTGGTGACATGAAACGGCACGGGGTTCATTACGACAGGAGTGGAAGATCGAAG GGTACAGCAGAAGTAGTATTTTCACGACGAGCTGATGCTGTAGCTGCTGTGAAGAGATACAACAATGTTCAATTAGATGGCAAACCAATGAAGATAGAGATTGCGGGAGCAAACATTTCTACCCCTGGTGTTCCTCGAAG TGGACAAGGAAGAAATGGGGCATTAAGAAAGCCAGGAGGAAGGGGGCAAGGCATGCAAAGGGATCGAGGTCAAGGAAGAGGTCACGGTGGAGGAAGACGTGACGATAAATTATCTGCAGATGATCTGGATGCTGATCTGGAGAAGTATCACGCCGAGGCAATGCAATTGAACTGA
- the LOC137805897 gene encoding uncharacterized protein, with the protein MSEPHSTPRTSAYLEALSQAIHKKLQKALANSSQRRNLLQELFADIALEVDDRAKDVILNKEEDDLSPAEDINDGPLCFYDVLADYFVSVSESGKPILDLIVQLWSQSFASHIFALLFHKWLFEFHLDNPEVLLRYSSALVQGATNVFWIDIQTNTRRFQSLFCYLLQDVALNHTRLNKIPFQAQRDVYLLLSRFILFYNKADKIDSFLKQCPAFPTAFLIGGPADIFVTELTDQLQKLKVEPVLLHYFSEIRVLQGMELRMTTSTRLKTCLYSFTSPGGPMYPTRAVRHAAWESLDLLFPVGRYPRHLISLFFRLLYPWYWPSSCWNFVISCVKTIFYSLLGFIFSTWDRIAKPKSQ; encoded by the exons ATGTCCGAACCTCATTCAACGCCCCGAACCTCCGCCTACCTCGAAGCGCTCTCTCAGGCGATCCACAAGAAGCTTCAGAAG GCGTTGGCTAATTCGTCGCAGAGGCGCAATTTGTTGCAGGAGCTGTTTGCGGACATAGCTTTAGAAGTCGATGACCGAGCCAAAG ATGTAATTCTCaacaaggaagaagatgacCTTTCTCCCGCAGAGGATATTAATGATGGTCCTTTATGCTTCTACGATGTGCTTGCTGATTATTTTGTGAGTGTGTCTGAGAGCGGAAAACCTATCCTTGACTTAATTGTTCAACTTTGGAGCCAATCGTTTGCTTCACATATCTTTGCCCTCCTGTTTCACAAATGG TTATTTGAATTTCATCTTGATAATCCAGAAGTGCTCCTCCGGTATTCATCTGCTCTGGTTCAAGGTGCCACAAATGTTTTCTG GATTGACATTCAAACAAATACAAGGCGTTTCCAGTCTTTATTCTGT TACCTTCTGCAAGATGTTGCATTAAACCACACTCGATTGAATAAAATTCCTTTCCAG GCTCAGCGTGATGTGTATCTCTTGCTCTCAAGGTTCATTCTATTTTACAATAAAG ctgACAAAATAGATAGCTTCTTGAAACAATGTCCTGCTTTCCCCACTGCTTTCCTAATTGGTGGTCCAGCAGATATATTTGTTACTGAACTCACTGATCAG CTTCAAAAGCTAAAGGTGGAACCAGTGCTGCTTCATTACTTTTCAGAAATTAGGGTCCTTCAGG GTATGGAATTGAGAATGACTACTAGTACAAGATTAAAAACTTGTTTGtatagctttacttctcctggTGGTCCAATGTATCCCACGAGAGCCGTTCGTCATGCAGCTTGGGAATCATTAGACTTACTTTTTCCG GTGGGACGTTATCCGCGGCATCTTATTAGTTTGTTCTTCAGGCTGCTTTATCCTTGGTATTGGCCCTCTTCCTGTTGGAATTTCGTCATTTCTTGTGTTAAGACCATTTTCTACTCCTTGCTCGGGTTTATATTTTCAACGTGGGATAGGATTGCCAAGCCAAAATCGCAATAA